From a single Ovis aries strain OAR_USU_Benz2616 breed Rambouillet chromosome Y, ARS-UI_Ramb_v3.0, whole genome shotgun sequence genomic region:
- the LOC132659022 gene encoding zinc finger protein 280B-like, whose protein sequence is EQEPEVRKREGETKQVDDDDDDEVILVGVEHGNEDADVIFVGMSSASKPVVSNILNRDTPGSYSRRKRCGHFRRGNAHRLQPVSHVTPTSEAKTVLPVSDSDSRSTGSPIIIEPPSQADYKNLSPQIVPDGFSKELCSSLITFTSSLQHPVETAVSVGDMNKSPHVSKRVSPCETNRRNPRRPKLSDGIVGEHSLGFSPSRFFHTETTQQSTPDRVHTSLSHVQNGEPCPTPFPKDSVHCKPVRPLGKSGQTKTDFPSLASPNKIGDPTEGNLIVLLHDFYYGEHGGVGPPEAKTHTAFKCLSCLKVLKNVKFMNHMKHHLELERQRGDSWKTHTTCQHCLRQFPTPFQLQCHIESVHTAQEPSAVCHICELSFETDQVLLEHMKDNHKPGEMPYVCQVCSYRSSFFADVDAHFRAYHGNTKNLLCPFCLKIFQTATAYRRHHRGHWEKSFHQCSKCRLQFLTSKEEREHKTQCHQMFKKPKQLEGLSPETKIVIQVSLEPLQPGLVEVASITVNTSDFESSPPKSKRRRS, encoded by the coding sequence gaacaagagccagaagtacggaaaagggagggagagacaaaacaagtagatgatgatgatgatgatgaagtgatcttggttggagtggaacacggaaatgaagatgctgacgtgatctttgttgggatgagctcagcttcaaaaccagtcgtttcaaacatactgaacagagataccccaggttcttattcaaggagaaaaaggtgtggtcacttcaggagaggtaacgctcacagattacagcctgttagtcatgtgactcctacatcagaagcaaagactgtcttgccagtgtctgactctgactcaagatcaacaggtagtcctattattattgaacctccgtctcaagctgattataaaaatctttcaccacaaatagtgcctgatggcttttcgaaggagttatgttcttctttgattaccttcacaagttcattgcagcatccagtagaaacagcagtttctgtaggagatatgaataaaagtcctcatgtatcaaagcgagtttccccttgtgaaacaaatcgcagaaatcccagaaggcctaaactcagtgatggcattgtaggggaacattctttaggtttctccccgtcacgtttttttcatacagagaccactcagcaaagcacaccagaccgtgtccatacctcactaagccatgttcagaatggagaaccttgtccaacaccttttccaaaggacagtgttcattgcaagcctgtaagacctttagggaaaagtggacagacaaaaactgattttccaagtttggcaagtccaaacaaaattggtgatcccacagaaggaaatctgattgtgttacttcatgacttctactatggcgagcatggaggagttgggccgccagaagcgaagacccacacggcgtttaaatgcctcagctgcttgaaagttctaaaaaatgtcaagtttatgaatcacatgaagcaccatttggaacttgagaggcagagaggtgacagctggaaaacccacaccacctgccagcactgcctccgccagtttcctactcccttccagctgcagtgtcacattgaaagtgtccacacggcccaggagccctccgcagtctgtcacatctgtgagttgtcctttgagacagatcaggttctcttagagcacatgaaagacaatcataagcctggtgaaatgccctatgtatgccaggtttgcagttacagatcatcattttttgcagatgtggatgcacatttcagagcataccatggtaacaccaagaatttactttgcccgttttgtctcaaaatttttcaaactgcaacagcatacagacgtcatcatcgagggcactgggaaaagagttttcaccagtgttccaaatgtcggctacagtttttaacttccaaagaggagagggagcacaagacccagtgtcatcaaatgtttaagaagcctaagcagctagaaggattgtctcctgaaacaaaaattgttattcaggtatcactggaaccccttcagccaggattggtggaagttgcatccattactgtgaacacatctgattttgaatcatcaccccccaaatctaaaaggaggaggtca